In one window of Notolabrus celidotus isolate fNotCel1 chromosome 15, fNotCel1.pri, whole genome shotgun sequence DNA:
- the metap1d gene encoding methionine aminopeptidase 1D, mitochondrial: protein MAAHCSAGLATRSGLGALLRRRVCCVTNCGPPTALLCQQHRHFFWRKWESSHNVVRPATVRPAYAVPKHIVRPNYVGSGLVPEWPDYIEIKGQEEVEGLARACQLARHVLLLAGSSLKVGMTTDEIDFIVHQETIKHNAYPSPLRYGGFPKSVCTSVNNVVCHGIPDCRPLQDGDIINIDVTVYLDGYHGDTSETFLVGQVDEVGQRLVEAARRCRDEAIAACKPGAQLCVIGNTVSEIAKASGFKVCPYFIGHGIGSHFHCYPEIWHHANDNDMTMDEGMSFTIEPILMEGSAEFKILKDKWTAVSADDKRSAQFEHTVVITSDGVEILTKLPEESDDL, encoded by the exons ATGGCGGCGCACTGTTCTGCAGGACTGGCAACAAGATCAG gaTTGGGTGCCTTACTACGGAGAAGAGTTTGTTGTGTAACAAACTGCGGTCCCCCCACAGCCCTACTGTGTCAGCAACATCGCCACTTCTTCTGGAGGAAGTGGGAAAGCTCTCACAATGTAGTTCGTCCTGCTACTGTTAGGCCTGCATACGCCGTTCCCAAG CACATTGTGCGGCCCAACTATGTAGGCTCTGGTTTGGTCCCAGAATGGCCAGACTACATAGAAATCAAGGGTCAAGAGGAGGTTGAAGGCCTCGCCAGAGCTTGTCAGTTAGCCAGACATGTACTGCTGTTAGCTGGAAGCAGTCTGAAG GTTGGTATGACGACCGATGAAATAGACTTCATCGTGCACCAGGAGACAATCAAGCACAATGCATACCCATCCCCGCTCAGATACGGAGGTTTCCCCAAATCGGTCTGTACTTCTGTGAACAACGTGGTCTGTCATGGCATACCTGACTG TCGGCCACTTCAAGATGGAGATATTATCAACATTGATGTCACT GTGTACTTAGATGGCTACCATGGTGACACTTCAGAAACCTTCTTAGTTGGCCAGGTGGATGAAGTCGGACAGCGACTGGTTGAAGCTGCCAGGCGTTGCAGAGATGAGGCGATCGCTGCTTGTAAGCCCGGTGCACAGCTCTGCGTTATAGGAAACACTGTCAG TGAAATAGCCAAAGCCAGCGGTTTCAAGGTGTGTCCTTATTTTATTGGACATGGAATTGGCTCCCACTTTCACTGCTATCCAGAAATCTGGCACCATG caaatGATAATGACATGACCATGGATGAAGGGATGTCTTTCACAATAG AGCCCATACTGATGGAGGGGTCTGCAGAGTTTAAAATCCTGAAGGATAAGTGGACAGCGGTGTCTGCAGATGATAAAAG GTCGGCTCAATTTGAACACACGGTGGTCATCACGTCTGACGGAGTGGAGATTCTCACTAAACTGCCAGAGGAGAGCGATGATCTGTGA
- the LOC117826414 gene encoding calcium-binding mitochondrial carrier protein Aralar1-like isoform X1: MAAKVQSTKRGDPSELKAIFQKYASVADKDGEKFMTPGDFVQRYLGLHTQIHHNPKTVQLIAAVADTTKDGLISFQEFLAFESVLCAPDTLFIVAFQLFDKTGTGTISFENVRDIFGQTTVHHHIPFNWDCEFIRLHFGHDNKKCLSYLEFTQFLQELQLEHARQAFAQKDKGKNGVISSMDFSDIMATIRHHMLTPFVEENLVSAAGGSTSHMVSFSYFNAFNSLLNNMELIRKIYSTLAGTRNDTLVTKEEFVHAANKFGQITPMEIDILYQLSGLHSPSGRLNLTDIERIAPLEEGCLPYHLAETQKQAGDGTRPVWLQVAESAYRFTLGSIAGATGATAVYPIDLVKTRMQNQRSTGSFVGELMYKNSFDCAKKVLRYEGFFGFYRGLVPQLIGVAPEKAIKLTVNDLVRDKFTGKDNTIPFFAEVMAGGCAGGSQVIFTNPLEIVKIRLQVAGEITTGPRVSALSVVRDLGFFGLYKGAKACFLRDIPFSAIYFPAYAHLKTSFADEQGRLGALQLLTAGAIAGIPAASLVTPADVIKTRLQVAARAGQTTYTGVIDCFRKIMREEGFRALWKGAGARMCRSSPQFGVTLVTYELLQRWFYVDFGGHRPVGSEPTPKSRISELPPINADHVGGYRLAAATFAGVENKFGLHLPKFKSSGVVSIHHPEPATATPAQDP; this comes from the exons ATGGCGGCCAAG GTGCAATCTACCAAACGCGGGGACCCAAGTGAGCTGAAAGCAATCTTCCAGAAG TATGCCAGTGTTGCAGACAAGGATGGCGAAAAGTTCATGACCCCGGGTGACTTTGTCCAGAGGTATCTAGGACTACACACACAGATCCACCACAACCCCAAAACCGTACAGCTCATCGCTGCTGTGGCCGACACCACAAAAGACGG GCTGATCTCGTTCCAGGAGTTTCTTGCATTTGAGTCGGTGTTGTGTGCACCCGACACGCTCTTCATCGTAGCCTTCCAGCTGTTCGACAAGACTGGAACTGGAACCATTTCCTTTG AGAATGTGCGGGACATCTTTGGTCAGACCACAGTGCACCATCACATCCCCTTCAACTGGGACTGTGAATTCATCCGTCTGCACTTTGGGCACGACAACAAGAAATGCCTCAGCTACCTCGAGTTCACCCAGTTCCTGCAG GAGCTACAGTTGGAGCATGCACGCCAGGCATTCGCCCAAAAGGACAAAGGGAAGAACGGCGTTATTTCCTCCATGGACTTCAGCGACATAATGGCCACCATCAGACACCACATGCTCACACCCTTTGTGGAGGAGAACCTTGTTTCT GCTGCAGGTGGCAGCACCTCTCACATGGTCAGCTTCTCCTACTTCAACGCCTTCAACTCCCTCCTGAACAACATGGAGCTGATTCGCAAGATCTACAGCACGCTGGCTGGAACGCGGAACGATACATTGGTAACCAAAG AGGAGTTTGTTCATGCTGCCAACAAGTTTGGTCAGATCACTCCCATGGAAATTGACATCCTGTACCAGTTATCTGGCCTGCACTCCCCATCTGG GCGTCTGAATCTTACTGACATCGAGAGGATAGCTCCGTTAGAGGAAGGATGTCTGCCCTACCACCTGGCTGAAACCCAAAAACAG GCCGGGGACGGTACCAGGCCTGTGTGGCTCCAGGTTGCAGAGTCGGCCTATAGGTTCACTCTGGGCTCCATTGCTGGAG CTACTGGAGCGACTGCAGTGTACCCCATCGACCTGGTGAAGACTCGTATGCAGAACCAGAGGTCCACAGGATCCTTTGTGGGAGAATTGATGTACAAGAACAGCTTCGACTGTGCTAAGAAGGTGCTTCGTTATGAGGGCTTCTTCGGCTTCTACAGAG GTCTGGTTCCTCAGCTCATAGGTGTGGCACCTGAGAAGGCCATCAAACTCACA GTGAACGACTTAGTAAGAGACAAGTTCACCGGGAAAGACAACACCATTCCTTTCTTTGCTGAGGTCATGGCTGGTGGCTGC GCTGGAGGCTCTCAGGTGATCTTCACCAACCCACTGGAGATTGTGAAGATTCGACTGCAGGTGGCAGGAGAGATCACCACTGGACCTCGAGTCAGTGCGCTCAGCGTGGTTCGTGATCTGGGCTTTTTCGGCCTCTACAAG GGTGCTAAAGCATGTTTCCTGAGAGACATCCCTTTCTCTGCCATCTATTTCCCGGCGTATGCCCACCTCAAGACCAGCTTTGCTGATGAGCAAGGCAGACTGGgagcccttcagctgctcaCTGCTGGAGCGATTGCAG GTATCCCTGCAGCCTCCCTCGTGACGCCTGCCGATGTCATCAAGACACGTCTGCAGGTTGCAGCAAGGGCAGGACAGACCACCTATACAGGAGTCATCGACTGCTTCAGAAAGATCATGAGAGAGGAGGGCTTCAGGGCTTTGTGGAAGGGAGCTGGAG cTCGTATGTGCCGATCCTCTCCTCAGTTTGGTGTGACTCTGGTGACTTACGAGCTCTTACAGCGGTGGTTCTATGTCGACTTCGGAGGACA CCGTCCAGTAGGATCCGAGCCCACACCCAAGTCTCGCATCTCCGAGCTTCCACCCATCAACGCCGACCATGTCGGAGGCTACCGCCTGGCTGCAGCGACCTTCGCTGGAGTGGAGAACAAATTTGGCCTCCATCTTCCCAAATTCAAGTCCTCCGGTGTGGTTTCCATCCATCACCCAGAGCCAGCCACCGCCACGCCGGCTCAGGACCCATAG
- the LOC117826414 gene encoding calcium-binding mitochondrial carrier protein Aralar1-like isoform X2, producing MTPGDFVQRYLGLHTQIHHNPKTVQLIAAVADTTKDGLISFQEFLAFESVLCAPDTLFIVAFQLFDKTGTGTISFENVRDIFGQTTVHHHIPFNWDCEFIRLHFGHDNKKCLSYLEFTQFLQELQLEHARQAFAQKDKGKNGVISSMDFSDIMATIRHHMLTPFVEENLVSAAGGSTSHMVSFSYFNAFNSLLNNMELIRKIYSTLAGTRNDTLVTKEEFVHAANKFGQITPMEIDILYQLSGLHSPSGRLNLTDIERIAPLEEGCLPYHLAETQKQAGDGTRPVWLQVAESAYRFTLGSIAGATGATAVYPIDLVKTRMQNQRSTGSFVGELMYKNSFDCAKKVLRYEGFFGFYRGLVPQLIGVAPEKAIKLTVNDLVRDKFTGKDNTIPFFAEVMAGGCAGGSQVIFTNPLEIVKIRLQVAGEITTGPRVSALSVVRDLGFFGLYKGAKACFLRDIPFSAIYFPAYAHLKTSFADEQGRLGALQLLTAGAIAGIPAASLVTPADVIKTRLQVAARAGQTTYTGVIDCFRKIMREEGFRALWKGAGARMCRSSPQFGVTLVTYELLQRWFYVDFGGHRPVGSEPTPKSRISELPPINADHVGGYRLAAATFAGVENKFGLHLPKFKSSGVVSIHHPEPATATPAQDP from the exons ATGACCCCGGGTGACTTTGTCCAGAGGTATCTAGGACTACACACACAGATCCACCACAACCCCAAAACCGTACAGCTCATCGCTGCTGTGGCCGACACCACAAAAGACGG GCTGATCTCGTTCCAGGAGTTTCTTGCATTTGAGTCGGTGTTGTGTGCACCCGACACGCTCTTCATCGTAGCCTTCCAGCTGTTCGACAAGACTGGAACTGGAACCATTTCCTTTG AGAATGTGCGGGACATCTTTGGTCAGACCACAGTGCACCATCACATCCCCTTCAACTGGGACTGTGAATTCATCCGTCTGCACTTTGGGCACGACAACAAGAAATGCCTCAGCTACCTCGAGTTCACCCAGTTCCTGCAG GAGCTACAGTTGGAGCATGCACGCCAGGCATTCGCCCAAAAGGACAAAGGGAAGAACGGCGTTATTTCCTCCATGGACTTCAGCGACATAATGGCCACCATCAGACACCACATGCTCACACCCTTTGTGGAGGAGAACCTTGTTTCT GCTGCAGGTGGCAGCACCTCTCACATGGTCAGCTTCTCCTACTTCAACGCCTTCAACTCCCTCCTGAACAACATGGAGCTGATTCGCAAGATCTACAGCACGCTGGCTGGAACGCGGAACGATACATTGGTAACCAAAG AGGAGTTTGTTCATGCTGCCAACAAGTTTGGTCAGATCACTCCCATGGAAATTGACATCCTGTACCAGTTATCTGGCCTGCACTCCCCATCTGG GCGTCTGAATCTTACTGACATCGAGAGGATAGCTCCGTTAGAGGAAGGATGTCTGCCCTACCACCTGGCTGAAACCCAAAAACAG GCCGGGGACGGTACCAGGCCTGTGTGGCTCCAGGTTGCAGAGTCGGCCTATAGGTTCACTCTGGGCTCCATTGCTGGAG CTACTGGAGCGACTGCAGTGTACCCCATCGACCTGGTGAAGACTCGTATGCAGAACCAGAGGTCCACAGGATCCTTTGTGGGAGAATTGATGTACAAGAACAGCTTCGACTGTGCTAAGAAGGTGCTTCGTTATGAGGGCTTCTTCGGCTTCTACAGAG GTCTGGTTCCTCAGCTCATAGGTGTGGCACCTGAGAAGGCCATCAAACTCACA GTGAACGACTTAGTAAGAGACAAGTTCACCGGGAAAGACAACACCATTCCTTTCTTTGCTGAGGTCATGGCTGGTGGCTGC GCTGGAGGCTCTCAGGTGATCTTCACCAACCCACTGGAGATTGTGAAGATTCGACTGCAGGTGGCAGGAGAGATCACCACTGGACCTCGAGTCAGTGCGCTCAGCGTGGTTCGTGATCTGGGCTTTTTCGGCCTCTACAAG GGTGCTAAAGCATGTTTCCTGAGAGACATCCCTTTCTCTGCCATCTATTTCCCGGCGTATGCCCACCTCAAGACCAGCTTTGCTGATGAGCAAGGCAGACTGGgagcccttcagctgctcaCTGCTGGAGCGATTGCAG GTATCCCTGCAGCCTCCCTCGTGACGCCTGCCGATGTCATCAAGACACGTCTGCAGGTTGCAGCAAGGGCAGGACAGACCACCTATACAGGAGTCATCGACTGCTTCAGAAAGATCATGAGAGAGGAGGGCTTCAGGGCTTTGTGGAAGGGAGCTGGAG cTCGTATGTGCCGATCCTCTCCTCAGTTTGGTGTGACTCTGGTGACTTACGAGCTCTTACAGCGGTGGTTCTATGTCGACTTCGGAGGACA CCGTCCAGTAGGATCCGAGCCCACACCCAAGTCTCGCATCTCCGAGCTTCCACCCATCAACGCCGACCATGTCGGAGGCTACCGCCTGGCTGCAGCGACCTTCGCTGGAGTGGAGAACAAATTTGGCCTCCATCTTCCCAAATTCAAGTCCTCCGGTGTGGTTTCCATCCATCACCCAGAGCCAGCCACCGCCACGCCGGCTCAGGACCCATAG